The Panicum virgatum strain AP13 chromosome 3N, P.virgatum_v5, whole genome shotgun sequence genome includes the window AAAGGGTCTTTTATTTTATCAGTTTCTTCACATCTTAGGTTAATAGAGAAGTACACTCGCACACGTTAGAGATCTATTAAGTCATTATTTTATATAGTGCCCACTACAGGAAAGAAGGTAACTTCCGTCGGCCATATGCCGACGGAAATTAGCATTCCGAACATCTTTCTCCTCGGCTGCAGCCACGCTCACCGCCGAGGTGTTGCTGCCCCCGCCGATGTATGATTCTCCCTTGACGCCGACAACATGTTCGGCCCGTGCATCATGGCGCAGCTATCTGTTTGGTGCCGGCACTGGCATGTTGGAGTTGAATCACTCAACTATCTCACAATCTCTCTGATAGAGGCTCACGGATGAGAGGTCGAAGCAGAACTCACCCTTCTTACATGTCGACGCACAAACAAAGCACAAATGCACACGATGCTTTCTCCAACGCCACACCGTCTCGGCCAGCGTTCTTTTCTTTATATAAACTGAATGCAAAAAGATAGAACATGGGCTAACAACCTGACACTACCACTACACCGCGTACACCCACCAGCCCATGCGAGTTGCACGCGTCGTGGACGAGCAGGTCCTAATCTATTGGCCTCGATGCGAACACATCGCATCTCAGGCTAACTAACATGCATGTTATTAACCATGCATCACACATGGCTAATCCTCCACACTAAGTACATGCAGCCACTAATCACTAGTTCTCCGCATGCACCACAATTCAGTGCATGTGCTGCCTACGTGCTTGAACATATCACGCTGCCACATCACACAGCAACTGGCCTCGCGCCCTGCGTATATGCCGGCTCAAGTCAGGCGCTCACACGTCTCCAACGTTTTTCTGCCATGAACTTGATCTACCGGTGCACATCTCTAGCTACATGCATACATTTAAATAAAGCAAACATGAAAATGCAAATGACAAGATTAAATCCTAACATGGCATTGACCTTCATTGCGCATTGTCGTCACTCTCCTATCCTCATTCCATCCTCTTTGCGCTggaggccccccccccccccccccccgggcatCGTAGAGCGCTTTGACAGTTAAATCCCAGTGGAGGAGGACTCCCTACCtgagcccgagcccgagcccgacCCCAGAGCCAACATCCCCAGCAGCTCGGCCAGGACGCGAGACTCCTACATGGACAAATTGAGGTGGAGGCACCACAGCCATTGACCAGGGAACTCACATGGATGGTGCGGCTATGGCTCCAGCGAGCTTGGGCGGGAGATGGGCCACCTTGGAGAGGACAGAGAGATGGGGACATGGAGGGGAGATCATCGCCCACAACTGCCATCTAATCGGGATCCGGTCAGTGAGAGATGTGGGAGAGGTCCAGCCGGGAGAGATAGATGAGAGAAAAGGGTGGAGAGGGAATACCTAGAGGTAAGATGGATATTTTTTGGTAAGAATCTAGTTTGAGATGACGATGGTCAAATTGAAGTTGACTCTAATGGAGATGTGCATACGAGGCCTGGCAAAATTCAATAAATGGTAGATATCGCGCAACGTCAGATGTGGATAAGAAAATTTTTTAATGGCACTGAAGAATTGTCACCTTATACTCGAGTACTAGAATTATGTTGTCACGTTATTAAGACAAGAAATACCTTGAGCCATACTTTTGAATACCCTGCTAGTGGCGAACTTCGATACTACCGAGCTAGACAAGAGGCAGGAAGAACAGCTAAATTAACATATGTCAATCCTAGCCTTGAGCAATGGGACCAAAAAGacaaaacaaagaaaatatGTGGTCAAGTAgcaagaaaataaatatattgCAATACGTACTATAGGTCACTAATAAAGAGTAAAAGATATAAGATCGAGCTCTGAGGCCTGCCACCAAGGTTCTCCCTATAAGGTTGCTAGTCGTAAGAATATCTCGCCGTGACTGGAGGAGGAGAAGCCGTGAACTGAACACACAGTAGTGTTTTCAAAGTGGAGGTCAAATAACAATTACTAGAACTGCGCTAACACGTACGGGAACACGCGCTGAAGAAGGTGGTGCTCTGATGAGTCTCCATCGATGGTAGGTCCGGGAGATCTGCAGCAGCTCGCCTCGCCAGTGCTGGCACACATTCCACCCAAATAATTGCTCTGTGATCTTGTGCTATTATCGGAGTCCATGCTGGAACGCCACTCCTCAGGCGGCCACAAGAACGCAGGCACGTCCGGCGGTGATGCCAACTTGGTGATGACCTGCACGGCTTCCACCATGCTCGGACGATTGGATGGGTTGGGGTTGGTACACGCCAACCCAAGGAGCAGTAGACGTTCAGCCTCGTCTGTAATGTAACAACGGCGGCCAGCTGATGCCTGTCCACGGCCTCGAGCAACTTCCCCTCCCCATAAAGCCGCCAGACCCATGATGATGTCCACTCTGTGCATGTCGCGCGTAATACGTAGTGGAAAGATCAATACCTACCTACGTGTTCTTGGTGAACATATAATATCCTGCCGATCATCGTAGAAGTTGCTCAGTCGGCACTGCATCGAAGAGTCTTGTCGTACTCGAAGCAACAAAAGTAGCTAACCATAGCCACCAGTCTGCTAGCTAGTTTCCTTCTTTTTTATAGTCCAACAAGTACCTCCGATCGAAGACTTGACTTGAGACATAGAGAATCAGCCTTGGCGTAGcattaattaattcatcatgtgTGTGGCCTCCTCTAGTAGGTTGATAATTATAGCTAGACTTAATATCAAATCAACTGGCAATTAATTAAAAGCATGACATTAATTATCTAAAGTATCAATAATTACAAGCATATGAATACACACTGGACTATGTAGACAATGGTATCATTATTGACTTGGATTGACTAATATCTGATCACATGATTAAAACCCAAGAAAACAATGTCAATATATTCAACATTACAATTGATGCAAGCTCAAATTTCAGTTTCTTttccaatatatatatattttcccTCTACCTAGTGAAATGCAAACTATTATCCTATTAAAAATATGAATTTAATTTGAAGCAAGAATTGCAAGAAAAGTCGACCGCTTCAACTAAGAGCATTCCTTGCATGAATGAAGAAGATGGGATTGCTCTTCAACCCCAAACTCAATCTATAGTCACCAACAACGATAACGGTGAGGCTTCATTTAATTTATCTGTGCAATAAATCTAATCCAACATAGAAGTTGCCTTGACCGTACTCATCTTGTTCATGACAATAAGTACTAGTGCAAGCCCTCGTACTATTGGGGAAACTACAACACATCTACCTTTTGATGATGATAGTAATTTCATTGATTCTTTCCTCTCTTCGGAAACCTCACTCATTATCCATACCACCGCCTCATTCGATCTCTATGATGCAACAGGGTGATGACAAGGGGATCATATTTCAAGAGGGCGAGGGGACTAGATCGCTAATCAAGGCACTTTGTGCCAGTCTTTCGTACATGATTTGTTAGTTTAAACACCTTCTTCCTCCTGGGAAACAATGGTATCAAATGTTTACAGTATAACCTGAGATAGTCTTCAACATTTATCCACTTCAGTTATGAATCTAAGCCAGGGAGTTGTTGCTTAGAAGTGGAAAACTACAATGTTGTTGAGCATATAATATATATGGGCACAGTAGGACTGCGTAGTTTTAAGTAATTTTTCGTCTTTATTCCAAGAACAGATAGAAGTAATACAATACCCTTTGCTTCTGATTTTTTTGCTTATGTTCAAATTTTGCCACATATTTGAGAGTTTGATAGCTAAAACTTGGTTGTGTGCCACATAGGCCAGATTAGAACTATGTATTTCCATTTTCTAATTATGTAAAAtgtcactatatatatatatatacatacatacccACCCTACTATCAAGCTCAAATTATaatgaaaaatatatatattcatacGGCTGCTATATATAGTATACACACATTATTTGTCACAACTGTGAACATTTTATTTTAGACTGAAAACCTACTAGTAGGTATATAATATATACAGGATTATTCTTTTTTGCTTGATCTACACGAACAGGTCGAGTAGctgcaaggaggaggaggtcgaaCTGGGCCTTTCCTTGAGCACGATGACCTGGGTGAGGTCCAAATCACCAGGACCCATAGCTGGACCAGCAGCCCATCGGTGCCTCCTCATGTGGCCACCAAGGGCCTGGCCCGTCGCGAAGCCCAGCCCACACGTGCCACACGCGTGCGCCACCACTCGCTTCGGCTTCGCCGGGGGTCGCCGGAGGTGGCTGGTCCGGTGGCCGCCCAGCGCCTGGAACGTTGCGAACTGCCGCCCGCACGTCGTGCAAGCGAACGcctgccctcgccgccgccggtgacggCGTGTTCGTGGTGGCGTGCTGCCTGCTGCTTCcccggaggacgacgaggaggaggaggagccgcaggatagggagaggaagacgTCGTGGTGGaagcttgccgccgccgctcggtggCCGTCGTTGTGGCCGTCTTCGTCTTCTTCTATGAAACGGAGGTCATCTTGACGACGCTCCATGTCCATGGATGGATGACGCTAGCAGCTAGGTGCTGGCTGTGATTGATGGAGTAGTGTCTGTCGATGACGATGGAGTCGTCGAGAGCTGATGAGGTTGAGGTGAGGTGATGCATCCTTCTTGCTAGTTGTATATATAGTAGCTTGATTCTAGCTAGGTGCAGTAATTGACAGGCAAATTGAGGATGAGATGGAAAGAGAACATATCCTGAAGACATTCGTTTCAGACGACGTACAAATGCAAGCTATGCCGGCTACAAAGCGTTTCTCTCTTAGCTTGGTGCTTGCCGTGTCCGTGTAGTATTCGATGATTGAATCGTACGTACGTAGGGAAGGGGGATCCACAcgcatgcatcatgcatgcaactagtgCTTTGTACGTAGCTATCCAGCTATTTTGGATTACAACTTAATTGCCAAGAAAATTTAAGTCCTAGTAGTACTGTAGTAAACCATGTGCCTTGCCCGTCGCGAAGCCCAGCCCACACGTGCCACACGCGTGCGCCACCACTCGCTTCGGCTTCGCCGTGGGTCGCCGGAGGTGGCTGGTCCGGTGGCCGCCCAGCGCCTGGAACGTTGCGAACTGCCGCCCGCACGTCGTGCAAGCGAACGcctgccctcgccgccgccggcgacggcgtgtTCGTGGTGGCGTGCTGCCTGCTGCTTCcccggaggacgaggaggaggaggaggagccgcaggatagggagaggaagacgTCGTGGTGGAAGCTTGCTGCCGCCGCTCGGTGGCCGTCGTTGTGGCCGTCTTCGTCTTCTTCTATGAAACGGAGGTCATCTTGACGACGCTCCATGTCCATGGATGGATGACGCTAGCAGCTAGGTGTGGCTGTGATTGATGGAGTAGTGTCTGTCGATGACGATGGAGTCGTCGAGAGCTGATGAGGTTGAGGTGAGGTGATGCATCCTTCTTGCTAGTTGTATATATAGTAGCTTGATTCTTGCTATGCAGTAATTGACAGGCAAATTGAGGATGAGATGGAAAGAGAACATATCCTGAAGACATTCGTTTCAGACGACGTACAAAATGCAAGCTATGCCGGCTACAAAGCGTTTCTCTCTTAGCTTGGTGCTTGCCGTGTCCGTGTAGTATTCGATGATTGAATCGTACGTACGTAGGGAAGGGGGATCCACAcgcatgcatcatgcatgcaactagtgCTTTGTACGTAGCTAACCAGCTATTTTTGGATTACAACTTAATTGCCAAGGAAATTTAAGTCCTAGTAGTGTATGTAACCATGTGCTGGGGCCGATGGAACGAATACATATTGAGCTACTAATCTGCGTGCAAGCAATGCTATCTAGACCCATCTATCCATTCAACGCGTCAAGAGCTTATTAAGAAATGACAGGAATCGAATGAACGCGCTCTGTACCATATAACTAAAAACACGTCTTTGAATTGAAGTGAATTCAGCAGTGGCCTATATGGTATATAACAAAGGGCTACTCGTGAGTTTATTTTATGCaacatttttttgatttattaTACGTACTACCTCTGTTCGTGAATGTTTAACGTTGGCCAAGTCATTTTTGACTTGCTTGACGTCAAACAAAAAAGAATGCCGTATTATATTATACAAAACTTTTATTATTAGCAGATATATCTATGAAAACAAGAGTCCCGCTAGCTCGTGTAATTATTCACTAAAGACctacttgtatatatgaaaaGAATAATGTTTTTAGGAATCAAGGACCAGGTAGGGGGCTAGATAGATGTCCATGTCAAGAACCCAATATAATGCAAATAAAAGGCTAAGATAAGTATGCATCTGCTAAAGCTAGAAAGGTGCATAtatatagctagctagcttaaGATCGACCTATCGTGCATATAGGTCAAGACGTCAACCTAGCCATAGTAGGAACAAAGGTATGAGTATGTACGTGTGTGGTTTAAGCATATCCCTTCGCACTATTCTAGACTAGCTGCTTGTTGGCACTTGGCAGGCATGCTTGCCGTAGTGGCGAAATATCAAGCTTTTAGGAAATTTCTCGGAATTTGGCTTTCCAGTACGTACTGTCACTGTACGTTCACTAGTAATGACACCGTACCGTACCTCTGAAGTTTCCAGGAAATTCACATCCAACCAACAGATAACGTCGATAACTCGCCACTTGCCTGCGGATCTACGATCTCCAACAGCCTCCTAAATACTCCTCTCAAGCACAGTTCCTaaagatatctctctcttttttttttggacatCATAAACTCCCCGCCTCCACTAAAATAAGGCAGGAATATAACTTCGCAATAATTAAGTGGTCATATTGGGGCTAGATTATTGGGATGCTAAACTTCTGATGGCTTCCAAAACCAAGAAATCATATTTGGCTGGGGTAGTATTTGTTCTCTATTTGAAGCACGCCAAAAAAATAATGGTCAGAGCTTTCCTTTTATCTAAAAAAGTGAGGCCATCCTAGGGAAAAACTAGGCGTTTTTTTAATAAGAAGGGATCGATAGACATCAAATACAAGCTAGACATGACTCAAACTTGGATGGATGAGTGCATAACTATACCTAGCTCCCACCCAACCATTTCAGTTAGGCTCACTTTTCTCTTTCCTTTGATCTTAAGGCGTGATTACTGTACTTCTTCATATTAGTAGAATATATGATGTATCAATCGTGTATTGCAGTTGTGGGGAAAAAATCATTTGAACATGCGAGCAACAGTAAAGTAAACTTTATTTACAGCTAATTGAAATTCTATCATTACATTCTCTTGAATATTAGCGCGAAGCGTCTCAGGATCGTGTTTTCATACACGTTGTTCGGTGAAGTCCTAGATAACTCCTCAGAGTCAGAGTTCAGAGGTTAGGGGTTTAAGTTCAGTGTCAACATTGGCCTTTAGTGGAAGGAGTGTAACTCCCTAATTCTCAAACATAGGAACCCAAATAAATTTAGCTGTTTTCTTTGCAGGGTCGTTAAggctttatttaattctttTTGATTTTAGTGCATT containing:
- the LOC120663454 gene encoding zinc finger protein ZAT12-like; the encoded protein is MDMERRQDDLRFIEEDEDGHNDGHRAAAASFHHDVFLSLSCGSSSSSSSSGEAAGSTPPRTRRHRRRRGQAFACTTCGRQFATFQALGGHRTSHLRRPPAKPKRVVAHACGTCGLGFATGQALGGHMRRHRWAAGPAMGPGDLDLTQVIVLKERPSSTSSSLQLLDLFV